The proteins below come from a single Torulaspora delbrueckii CBS 1146 chromosome 5, complete genome genomic window:
- the YPQ2 gene encoding Ypq2p (similar to Saccharomyces cerevisiae YDR352W; ancestral locus Anc_5.408), with protein MTEMSCQGSIWPIISSISGSVSFFSSFISLFPQIIETFRDKTVEGLSPYFLLAWVAGDITTLSGAILTKQLLFQVVMAAYFLANDLFVCGQYYYYGILYQNRLATTGHESKPRITEENEMGATSGRSTKNSAIASALAVASTIGTAEALPVKTMIASIIYNKTAPATPPDNGSDSDVGRALSWAGAVFYVGARIPQLWKNYKRKSTDGIAPFLFITTLLCNLTYDLNILTSCEFIGSTDRKAFISNALPFLLGASITILLDMIYFYQHYVLYASDMRLRALECEQAQSEVAETSPLLHPQQH; from the coding sequence ATGACTGAAATGTCCTGTCAGGGGTCTATATGGCCCATAATTTCGAGCATAAGTGGCTCTGTGTCATTTTTCAGTTCATTCATCTCTCTATTCCCACAAATCATCGAGACATTTCGCGATAAGACCGTAGAAGGTCTTTCACCTTATTTCCTACTAGCATGGGTCGCTGGCGATATCACCACTTTGAGTGGGGCAATCTTGACTAAGCAGCTGCTATTTCAAGTTGTTATGGCCGCATATTTTCTGGCGAACGACCTATTCGTATGTGGACAGTATTACTATTATGGGATTCTATACCAAAACAGATTAGCAACTACTGGTCACGAATCTAAACCTCGAATTacagaagaaaatgaaatgGGGGCCACTAGCGGAAGAAGTACAAAGAACTCTGCCATTGCAAGTGCTCTAGCGGTCGCAAGCACGATTGGAACTGCTGAAGCGCTTCCAGTTAAAACAATGATAGCGAGCATAATATACAATAAAACAGCTCCAGCTACACCACCTGATAATGGTTCCGATTCAGATGTCGGAAGAGCACTTTCATGGGCTGGAGCTGTCTTTTACGTTGGCGCCCGTATTCCACAATTGTGGAAGAACTACAAAAGAAAATCCACCGATGGTATCGCACCATTTCTATTCATCACGACTCTATTGTGCAATTTGACCTACGATCTGAACATTTTGACAAGTTGTGAATTTATCGGCAGTACTGATCGTAAGGCCTTTATATCAAATGCTTTACCTTTCCTTCTAGGAGCTTCAATAACGATCCTACTCGATATGATCTACTTTTATCAGCACTATGTGCTCTACGCTTCAGACATGAGGTTAAGAGCTCTCGAATGCGAACAGGCACAGTCAGAAGTTGCAGAGACTAGCCCTCTC
- the TDEL0E02170 gene encoding uncharacterized protein (similar to Saccharomyces cerevisiae SBE2 (YDR351W) and SBE22 (YHR103W); ancestral locus Anc_5.407) yields MCSTPRLDTLKEEDSYLGLQSKGVVDREMSPSAELFRGNRAVSPYCNGSTANTKSRNGSISSNSVSTNSKTVGLGLARRPSDNLLLNMTALDDTGKLNDDSVPLNAGCGLPPPRKNFVTRSEKSDRPISNDSIATRTTELFSSNSSDVNSRSSSLENDNRNDNASKSDSGTDDDSVLEISSQKNSSAHSYGDETIRSAKDSSKDGSGATAQRTRYFFNNGSKAQSQISFAGTTSTLNSPAKTLDNTTLQQPSLPTASPLYQHSNSTSAILTNKARLTPSQRYRLRKAQNETVLRKSIRRKEKFYDEQEKNSDLPNDFENLSIWNIPMASASTSTFLNSSQLSLSKTETHRSHGKRSNHNVSSTNELSFLDSCEMPTSPIPGVNRTTDFQYMQQTSKNLTSVYKHSSSRLSESKLSERTASADFLPIEFKTASDLGLEDLKLVSEDKLGITSHSRPSWLPPKDPEERKLHDAQISKSTSMASIEQLDRSKEREERLIKNETNRQKYVLLLDRDITRNSSLQDLKKLIWETPLTDETRYQVYDEILQSNIRLVTGKYVEQFDDLFKLLNEMDFPRNKEAEIEELINMGIRRKAAGKEKISKDLPLMLKLKSISRQGLIPGDELLFHHFLLSQSFTSLKQVWEVVNLIQMTCFNDLCKEKFNQRVLNSRGVVAHYLLRGDDFKKEFNPTCLNATTWWNVLERIDHSLFMWVIDIIVVSNNQCFKKYPVNKEAFAEKHWEQYRAKHVVVNYKILASLVLDVLLNYHFGFDDLKSLSSLNDSNFCIPMPMDYIIDTETVNSMFIRKWLHYYKKF; encoded by the coding sequence ATGTGTAGTACCCCCAGGTTGGACACATTGAAAGAGGAGGACAGTTATTTAGGACTACAGAGTAAAGGTGTGGTTGACAGAGAAATGAGTCCCAGCGCAGAATTATTTAGAGGTAATCGCGCAGTTTCACCGTATTGCAATGGATCTACCGCGAACACAAagtcaagaaatggtaGTATATCGAGTAACAGTGTCAGTACTAACAGTAAGACTGTTGGTTTGGGACTCGCGCGTCGACCAAGTGACAATCTGCTGCTCAATATGACTGCTCTTGATGATACGGGAaagctcaatgatgatTCAGTACCGTTAAATGCTGGATGTGGTCTGCCGCctccaagaaagaattttgtTACGAGGAGTGAGAAATCAGATAGACCAATCTCCAATGACTCGATTGCAACAAGAACCACAGAGCTTTTCTCTTCTAACTCTTCAGATGTAAATTCCCGTTCTTCGTCTCTGGAGAATGATAATAGGAACGATAATGCGAGCAAAAGTGATAGTGGcactgatgatgattcgGTCCTGGAGATTTCGTCGCAAAAAAACTCATCAGCGCACAGTTATGGTGATGAGACCATTCGTTCTGCAAAGGACTCGAGTAAAGATGGGAGTGGAGCTACGGCACAAAGAACTCGATATTTCTTTAATAACGGCAGCAAGGCTCAATCACAGATATCATTTGCAGGGACGACTAGTACCTTAAACTCACCGGCAAAGACGTTAGATAATACTACGCTACAACAGCCATCTTTACCTACTGCATCACCACTTTATCAACATTCCAATAGCACATCCGCGATCTTAACTAACAAGGCGCGATTAACTCCATCACAGAGGTATCGTTTGCGTAAAGCTCAAAATGAGACCGTTTTGAGGAAATCAATCAGAAGAAAGGAAAAGTTTTatgatgaacaagagaagaattcAGATCTACCGAAcgattttgaaaatttgtcGATTTGGAACATACCGATGGCCTCAGCATCTACTAGTACCTTTCTGAATTCATCACAATTGAGCTTGAGCAAGACCGAAACGCATCGCTCACATGGCAAGCGATCAAATCATAATGTTTCTTCGACTAATGAACTTTCGTTCCTTGATTCATGCGAGATGCCGACATCCCCAATTCCTGGTGTCAACCGAACTACTGATTTCCAGTACATGCAACAAACCTCCAAAAATCTGACCTCTGTTTATAAGCATTCTTCCAGCAGACTGTCTGAGAGCAAATTGTCCGAACGTACAGCCTCGGCAGATTTCCTTCCAATAGAATTCAAGACTGCTAGCGACCTTGGCctagaagatttgaagcttGTTTCTGAGGATAAATTGGGAATTACTAGTCATTCAAGGCCAAGTTGGTTACCCCCAAAGGATCCAGAGGAGAGAAAACTCCACGATGCACAGATATCGAAGAGTACAAGTATGGCTTCGATAGAACAGCTAGACAGGAGCAAAGAACGAGAGGAGAGGCTCATCAAAAACGAGACAAATCGACAGAAATATGTTCTCCTGCTGGATAGAGACATCACGAGGAATTCTTCGTtgcaagatttgaagaagttgatctGGGAGACCCCACTTACAGATGAGACAAGGTATCAGGTGTATGATGAGATATTGCAGAGCAACATCAGGCTAGTGACAGGAAAATACGTAGAACAATTCGATGACCTGTTCAAACTACTAAATGAGATGGATTTTCCTCGTaacaaagaagctgagattgaagagcttaTCAATATGGGAATACGACGCAAGGCAGCGGGCAAGGAAAAAATATCGAAAGATCTTCCACTGATGTTGAAACTCAAGTCCATCTCACGACAGGGCTTGATTCCAGGTGATGAGCTTctatttcatcattttcttcttagcCAATCATTCACTTCATTGAAGCAGGTATGGGAGGTTGTGAATCTCATTCAAATGACATGTTTCAATGATCTCTGCAaggaaaaattcaatcaaAGGGTTTTAAACTCTCGTGGTGTAGTGGCTCATTACTTACTAAGAGGTGATGATTTTAAAAAAGAGTTCAATCCAACCTGTCTTAATGCCACAACCTGGTGGAACGTTTTGGAAAGAATAGACCACTCTCTTTTCATGTGGGTCATCGACATCATCGTTGTCTCTAACAATCAGTGCTTCAAGAAGTATCCCGTCAATAAAGAAGCATTCGCTGAAAAGCACTGGGAGCAATACAGAGCCAAGCACGTGGTTGTTAACTACAAGATCCTTGCTTCTCTTGTCCTGGACGTGCTTCTCAACTACCATTTCGGTTTCGATGACCTCAAGAGCCTGTCAAGCCTCAATGACTCGAACTTTTGCATACCGATGCCCATGGATTACATCATAGATACAGAGACCGTGAACTCCATGTTCATCCGCAAATGGTTGCATTATTATAAGAAGTTCTAG
- the KIC1 gene encoding putative serine/threonine protein kinase KIC1 (similar to Saccharomyces cerevisiae KIC1 (YHR102W); ancestral locus Anc_5.406): MRRPSGTEAGTRSASHRVEQDVGSIFKRTEIIGRGKFGVVYKGYHSRTKQVFAIKVLNLDSDEDEVEDVQREVQFLASMKQVPNITQYYGSYLKDTTLWIIIEYCAGGSLRTLLRPGKIDEKYIGVIMRELLIALKFIHRDNVIHRDLKAANVLITNDGQVKLCDFGVAAQLNQSNSRRHTMAGTPYWMAPEVIMEGVYYDTKVDIWSLGITTYEAATGNPPYCEVEALRAMQLITKSKPPRLEGRSYSPLLKEFIALCLDEDPKERLSAEELLKTKFIKAHKATPTTLLKQLISRYLLFRDNNKSARESIFLPDDYQKVDEKKPEKDETSGEKTQDDTKDADVDVKWDFDSLSSSDYIMENDIDMEEIPEGCNNDWTSPQHDRYNYAYPEEDQFYYYPTNPNGKIFQGTTMGKTQQGTMVQNTTLNAPLSRTNNFTSKLAKSGRTNPTASTGTYKNSTGTNKKPEARLPKKLLELFETNEVISEEASTDPELPRMNRNLSHLHMGSLPEDSVSQPISDVNAKRPPAHLINNGAFYSQSTPALPVLQTKFSKSVKGPPSAVTTAPTPIEIEIPEELPTSTIPTPSSTEAITGLQTKPRSSTVSTPGPVPYQKGPGLSRRLTVGTAAGTAATSRVGEEQTKKINNGTSTNFESSVPPAVKYLTDTPSPHKLYSSHVTSPTRRLGNSPTGGTAPPPMMKAMGNHGDNKEPFLQPLNTTTNSNSEVINSKPDKETSRVNRDFKRNNPNLKLQMPLPTTVAPHKLLDPPTVAATANNSNAAPELINQFGFNTSTASNIPVSMTPINEKHIDWGTKPKRVHSISNRKNSQTVDGITSTLASGSLSNGANAVQAPLAMNQGPLSSSSVNVASMFSTNNVSANNIPASSSQPSLVPQASSATVVTTNSNANANTVTSAVAPTNTLMQPPPATLNMDLFIDVDTGAMDSNRWTDKKPRVLQELEALLQMFEEGLPVIENALKKQLKSDELVAADH; encoded by the coding sequence ATGAGGAGACCGAGCGGTACCGAAGCAGGGACCAGATCAGCTTCCCACAGAGTAGAGCAGGATGTTGGATCTATCTTCAAGAGGACTGAGATTATTGGACGTGGTAAATTTGGGGTTGTTTATAAGGGTTACCATAGCAGAACAAAACAAGTGTTTGCGATTAAAGTACTAAACTTGGATTCCGATGAGGACGAGGTTGAGGATGTTCAACGAGAAGTGCAGTTTCTGGCTTCTATGAAGCAGGTTCCCAATATTACACAGTACTATGGGTCGTATTTAAAAGATACTACACTCTGGATTATTATAGAATATTGTGCCGGAGGGTCTCTGCGTACATTGTTACGTCCCGGTAAGATTGATGAGAAGTACATTGGTGTAATCATGCGTGAGTTGCTTATTGCATTGAAGTTCATTCATAGGGATAATGTTATACACAGGGATCTGAAGGCTGCAAATGTGCTCATCACAAATGATGGTCAAGTGAAGCTTTGTGATTTTGGTGTGGCGGCGCAGTTGAACCAGTCAAACTCTAGGAGACATACTATGGCTGGTACACCGTACTGGATGGCACCAGAAGTGATAATGGAAGGTGTTTATTACGATACAAAGGTTGACATCTGGTCACTTGGTATTACCACCTATGAAGCAGCAACGGGAAATCCTCCTTACTGTGAAGTTGAAGCTTTACGAGCGATGCAATTGATCACTAAATCTAAGCCGCCCAGATTAGAGGGCAGATCGTATTCGCCACTCCTCAAGGAGTTCATTGCATTAtgtcttgatgaagatccTAAGGAAAGGTTATCTGCCGAAGAGCTTCTAAAGACTAAATTTATCAAGGCGCATAAGGCTACCCCTACGACACTTTTGAAGCAGCTGATTTCAAGGTATTTATTGTTCAGGGATAACAACAAATCAGCACGAGAGAGTATATTCCTTCCGGATGATTATCAAAAAGTCGACGAGAAGAAGCCtgaaaaggatgaaacCTCTGGCGAGAAAACGCAAGATGATACTAAGGACGCAGACGTCGATGTTAAATGGGATTTCGACTCTCTCAGCTCTTCTGATTATATTATGGAGAATGATATTGATATGGAGGAAATACCTGAAGGTTGTAATAATGATTGGACAAGTCCTCAACACGATCGGTATAACTACGCGtatccagaagaagatcaattcTATTACTACCCAACAAATCCTAACGGCAAGATATTTCAAGGTACTACAATGGGCAAAACTCAACAGGGTACTATGGTTCAAAATACCACCTTAAATGCACCACTCTCACGTACCAATAACTTCACTAGTAAATTGGCAAAGAGTGGGCGAACTAACCCGACGGCCAGTACTGGGACGTACAAGAATTCTACTGGCACAAATAAGAAACCAGAGGCAAGGCTGCCGAAGAAACTTTTAGAGCTTTTTGAAACTAATGAAGTAATCAGCGAAGAGGCATCTACAGATCCTGAACTACCTAGGATGAATAGGAACTTATCACACTTGCATATGGGGTCTTTACCAGAAGACTCCGTTAGTCAACCCATTTCGGATGTCAATGCAAAACGTCCACCGGCCCACTTGATTAACAATGGTGCATTTTATAGTCAAAGCACACCTGCATTACCAGTTCTTCAGACAAAATTTAGCAAATCAGTGAAAGGACCTCCAAGTGCCGTGACCACAGCGCCAACACCTATCGAGATAGAGATTCCAGAAGAGCTTCCAACCAGCACAATACCGACGCCATCTAGTACGGAGGCTATCACGGGCTTGCAAACGAAACCCAGGTCATCCACTGTTTCGACACCAGGTCCAGTTCCATATCAGAAAGGCCCTGGCTTATCTAGAAGGCTCACGGTTGGTACTGCTGCAGGAACTGCTGCCACGAGTAGAGTAGGAGAAGAACAGACCAAAAAAATTAATAATGGTACGAGCACCAATTTCGAATCCAGCGTTCCACCTGCAGTTAAGTATCTCACAGACACTCCATCACCTCACAAACTATATTCGAGCCATGTAACCTCGCCAACAAGAAGGCTCGGAAACTCGCCCACAGGTGGAACCGCTCCACCACCTATGATGAAGGCTATGGGGAACCATGGAGATAACAAAGAGCCATTTTTGCAGCCTTTGAACACTACAACTAACTCGAACAGTGAAGTTATCAATTCAAAACCGGACAAAGAGACCAGTAGAGTAAACAGGGATTTCAAGAGGAACaatccaaatttgaaaCTTCAAATGCCACTGCCAACTACTGTAGCACCACACAAGCTTCTAGATCCTCCTACCGTAGCAGCTACGGCCAATAACAGTAATGCAGCACCAGAGCTCATCAACCAGTTTGGCTTCAATACGAGCACTGCATCGAATATCCCAGTATCGATGACTCCGATCAATGAAAAGCACATCGACTGGGGAACCAAACCAAAGAGGGTCCATAGCATTTCAAACAGAAAGAATTCGCAGACCGTTGACGGAATCACGTCTACATTAGCCTCCGGCTCACTATCAAACGGTGCAAATGCCGTCCAGGCTCCTTTAGCGATGAACCAGGGACCTTTGAGTAGCTCTAGTGTCAACGTTGCATCTATGTTCAGCACAAACAACGTATCTGCCAATAATATTCCTGCTTCAAGTTCTCAACCATCTCTGGTACCTCAAGCTTCTAGTGCGACTGTTGTCACTACGAACTCTAATGCTAATGCCAATACAGTGACCTCCGCAGTAGCTCCAACGAACACACTAATGCAGCCACCACCGGCAACGCTGAACATGGACCTATTTATTGATGTTGACACTGGCGCAATGGACTCTAACAGGTGGACTGACAAGAAACCGCGCGTCTTACAAGAACTCGAAGCACTCTTACAGATGTTCGAAGAAGGTCTACCGGTGATAGAGAACGCCCTCaagaagcaattgaagtCGGACGAGCTGGTAGCAGCCGATCACTGA
- the ATP22 gene encoding Atp22p (similar to Saccharomyces cerevisiae ATP22 (YDR350C); ancestral locus Anc_5.405), with protein sequence MLKFRCVLGINQLRNACSIGPKKMAGQLPAPQLEETFQLIGSTTVREICKPGSTQASQLGQLIDELESGHDLRKVRNKLIRKFSLSYEAVNSRLKNAVTDPMLFEMSMYRKLGPKQYLSFTKALKTTIENRDISIEDKKVRLYRIISLQHDLYPEAAKKDGFIISDDVHKWFWDNLPRAESFDHFYFLIKSDIHLSSCPHVRKFTKRLMQGSEMELQLATFQLFLHDEAHRVTFHNKFSKLYSFGSMIILVNKILNGKDFRFIKIYLAALLHKMELLKSPQSQSRSNRVLFIHFSNTLLYYLAQTGNTQMFLEAFAIQLKHMQRVGLLDDSNVASRLLQRSLNFVLKLLRQKGLQEEVFRFIGIIQKVCIDKDRNFNERVIVELMSSLRSFNDPKLTCQYVLSAFKNEKTGQLLNELGIWGAVFHQSPQVLPEKVLSAETKAQEELLPKSLQIDEIPSHAVLTEFYRVILFTNARIMGLEEYQNFLLDLYKNYTKALRLKKFKGVKHDTGILSVFLHNIRLELSNPKLAYEVLTDFYSHSFASNVRITSKICPFSLVTYKNNHISQMELSNLLYLMQSNGVALRLRFCIAMILRFLELNNLVEARSWYDKILQARFDIKHKLLIKAIRDNGWEYPRNFDMSLLDEIDNPSTEVNDDTLFLEGSSEFEDSGSYACDSEKPLLEVIDLVENLANKSMSRLI encoded by the coding sequence ATGCTGAAGTTCAGATGTGTTTTAGGAATAAATCAGCTGCGAAATGCGTGTAGTATCGGTCCTAAAAAGATGGCTGGACAACTCCCTGCTCCTCAGCTGGAAGAGACTTTCCAGTTGATAGGAAGTACAACTGTTCGAGAGATATGCAAACCAGGGTCCACACAAGCCTCACAGCTTGGTCAATTAATCGATGAGCTGGAGAGTGGGCATGATCTAAGAAAAGTGAGAAATAAACTTATACGCAAGTTTAGCTTGTCATATGAAGCGGTAAACtcaagattgaaaaatgctgTCACGGATCCGATGCTTTTTGAAATGTCAATGTACCGAAAGTTAGGTCCTAAACAGTATCTATCATTCACAAAGGCCCTAAAGACCACCATTGAGAATAGAGATATATCTATTGAGGACAAAAAGGTGAGACTTTATCGAATAATATCATTGCAACATGATCTATACCCTGAGGCTGCGAAAAAAGATGGTTTTATTATTAGTGACGATGTTCATAAGTGGTTTTGGGATAACCTGCCGAGAGCAGAGAGttttgatcatttctaCTTTTTGATCAAGAGTGATATACACCTGTCCTCCTGTCCTCACGTTCGAAAATTTACCAAGAGGTTAATGCAAGGTTCAGAGATGGAACTGCAGTTGGCAACATTTCAATTATTTTTACATGATGAGGCGCATCGAGTTACTTTCCACAACAAGTTCAGTAAACTTTACAGCTTTGGTTCAATGATTATTCTTGTCAATAAGATATTGAACGGCAAAGACTTTAGGTTTATCAAAATATACTTGGCAGCGTTGTTGCATAAGATGGAGCTGCTCAAATCACCGCAAAGTCAGTCAAGATCGAACAGAGTACTCTTTATTCATTTCAGCAACACACTTCTGTATTACCTTGCACAGACAGGGAACACTCAGATGTTTCTAGAGGCATTTGCcattcaattgaagcacATGCAGAGAGTAGGATTGCTGGATGACTCTAACGTGGCATCGCGACTCTTGCAAcgatctttgaattttgttCTAAAATTGTTGCGGCAAAAGGGTCTTCAGGAGGAAGTGTTCCGTTTCATAGGGATCATACAGAAAGTATGCATCGACAAAGAtcgaaatttcaatgagCGGGTTATCGTTGAGTTAATGTCTTCTTTAAGGTCTTTTAATGACCCGAAACTGACTTGTCAATACGTTCTTTCAGCATTCAAAAATGAGAAAACTGGTCAGCTTCTCAACGAGTTGGGTATATGGGGTGCTGTGTTCCATCAAAGTCCCCAAGTATTACCAGAAAAGGTATTGAGTGCCGAGACAAAAGCCCAGGAAGAGCTACTCCCAAAGTCCTTACAGATTGACGAAATCCCTTCGCATGCGGTCCTGACAGAGTTTTACAGAGTGATATTATTCACTAATGCAAGGATAATGGGACTTGAAGAGTACCAAAATTTCCTACTCGATCTCTACAAGAACTACACGAAGGCTCTTCGtctcaaaaagttcaaaggTGTAAAACATGATACTGGGATACTGTCCGTCTTTCTTCACAATATTCGTCTCGAGTTGTCAAACCCTAAACTGGCTTATGAAGTGCTCACCGATTTTTATTCCCATAGTTTTGCCTCTAATGTTAGAATAACTTCCAAAATCTGCCCATTCTCGTTGGTAACCTATAAAAACAATCATATTTCACAGATGGAACTTTCCAATTTGCTCTACCTCATGCAATCAAATGGCGTGGCATTACGCCTGAGGTTTTGTATTGCCATGATTCTCAGATTTTTAGAATTGAATAATCTAGTCGAAGCTAGGTCATGGTATGACAAGATTTTACAGGCGAGATTCGACATCAAACACAAGCTACTGATAAAAGCCATCAGAGACAACGGTTGGGAATATCCAAGGAACTTTGACATGTCTCTGCTGGACGAAATAGATAATCCATCAACAGAAGTCAACGATGATACGTTGTTTCTCGAAGGAAGTAGCGAGTTTGAAGACTCTGGGAGTTACGCATGTGACAGTGAAAAGCCACTGCTGGAAGTTATTGATTTAGTTGAAAACCTGGCCAACAAATCAATGAGCAGGCTCATCTAG
- the BIG1 gene encoding Big1p (similar to Saccharomyces cerevisiae BIG1 (YHR101C); ancestral locus Anc_5.404), which translates to MLIVSVLLNLLGFALAKQATVPAILFSYKLSPGIIGYREEIDAVESLSLERFSVISKELLGQCNSDAYVFINQPGLRKQDFSTYKKEFISLQRYIYSASTALDFESVQLPSNDTFNQLINYVNGECKIDKFISVEGNKTNGFEEYIDTAKRVIRIDYPILPEHPELRRKAISDFDKFLRTVLAQVPSPAQTIVYTAIEPGNLVVDDSTPIFPEIFRDSSMMQEIEKNDHDLRAPRNFNPPRPKFAKAEAPYLSVFDSQFIAENYDLLKLIFTSLFGFLLLQFVIPRKETIKTRARPSSKPDKSPAELKQDKRLANSAGSTHNEDKPGKLEH; encoded by the exons ATGCTTATTGTTTCAGTTTTGTTAAACCTGCTTGGTTTTGCGCTAGCTAAGCAAGCTACCGTACCGGCGATTTTGTTCTCCTACAAACT CTCCCCCGGAATTATAGGGTATCGTGAGGAGATCGATGCAGTGGAAAGCCTTTCGCTAGAGAGGTTTTCGGTGATTTCGAAGGAGTTACTTGGCCAATGCAATTCTGATGCGTATGTGTTCATTAACCAACCTGGTCTTAGAAAGCAGGATTTTTCGACTTATAAAAAAGAGTTCATCAGCCTCCAAAGGTACATATATTCGGCTTCCACTGCTTTggattttgaaagtgtcCAGCTACCTTCGAATGATACcttcaaccaattgatTAACTACGTTAACGGGGAATGCaaaattgataaatttaTCAGCGTTGAGGGAAACAAGACAAACGGTTTTGAGGAATATATCGACACTGCTAAGAGGGTCATCCGCATAGATTATCCAATTTTACCAGAGCATCCAGAACTTCGTCGCAAGGCCATCTCAGACTTCGACAAATTTCTAAGAACAGTCCTTGCTCAAGTCCCATCACCTGCTCAAACGATAGTGTACACGGCTATCGAACCTGGCAACCTTGTTGTAGATGATTCAACTCCAATATTTCCAGAGATTTTCCGTGATTCTTCCATGATGCAAGAGATAGAGAAGAATGATCACGATCTCCGGGCCCCTCGCAATTTCAATCCACCACGTCCAAAATTTGCCAAGGCTGAAGCACCATATCTATCCGTATTTGATTCCCAATTTATTGCAGAGAATTACGACTTGTTGAAACTAATTTTCACCTCTCTGTTTGGCTTTCTTCTGCTGCAGTTTGTTATCCCGAGAAAGGAGACCATCAAAACCAGGGCAAGACCATCATCCAAGCCGGACAAGAGCCCTGCTGAGCTTAAACAAGACAAGCGTTTAGCCAATTCAGCAGGTTCGACTCACAACGAGGACAAACCGGGTAAATTGGAACATTAA
- the GEP4 gene encoding phosphatidylglycerophosphatase (similar to Saccharomyces cerevisiae YHR100C; ancestral locus Anc_5.403): protein MNVSGTLNVFRLLWNPRLCMPQLTVPTFNDLPLPINSNIKAVVLDKDNCFAYPKDDKVWPTYLEKWQSLKQQYPGKKLLIVSNTAGSSDDLDYEQAKKLEAVTGVSVLRHAVKKPGCKDEIMQYFVENKVANSPSEVAVVGDRLFTDIIMANSMGAYGVWIKDGVEDSTNPISKFEKSLYNYLKF from the coding sequence ATGAACGTTAGTGGAACTTTAAATGTTTTCCGCCTCCTTTGGAATCCAAGGCTCTGTATGCCGCAACTTACGGTGCCGactttcaatgatcttCCACTGCCTATAAATTCCAATATTAAAGCTGTAGTTTTAGACAAGGATAACTGTTTTGCCTATCCcaaagatgataaagtATGGCCAACttatcttgaaaaatggCAATCTCTAAAGCAACAGTACCCGGGAAAGAAACTCTTGATTGTTAGCAATACTGCCGGCTCGAGTGATGATTTGGATTACGAGCAGGCTAAAAAGCTGGAAGCAGTTACTGGCGTTTCAGTGCTTAGACATGCGGTTAAGAAACCGGGGTGTAAAGACGAGATTATGCAGTACTTCGTTGAAAATAAAGTAGCAAATTCACCTTCAGAAGTCGCTGTGGTGGGGGATAGATTATTTACTGATATCATCATGGCCAATTCGATGGGAGCCTATGGAGTTTGGATTAAAgatggtgttgaagattCGACTAATCCTATATCTAAATTCGAGAAGTCATTATATAattatttgaaattttaa